The Fibrobacter sp. UWB5 genome has a window encoding:
- the rpsP gene encoding 30S ribosomal protein S16, protein MATVIRLARFGKRHNPIYRAVVIDSRKARDDSFIEQVGFYNPNSKTPEIKFEQEKVLKWLQTGAQPSDTVRSLLKKVGIMDLFHEIRAGRSIEGKTATPRAEKAKKAKLGPKALAKIEAEKAAKEAAAAEAAAAAEAPAAEAPAAEA, encoded by the coding sequence ATGGCAACCGTTATCCGTCTCGCTCGTTTCGGCAAGCGTCACAACCCCATCTACCGCGCCGTGGTGATTGATTCCCGCAAGGCTCGCGACGATAGCTTTATCGAACAGGTGGGTTTCTACAACCCGAATTCCAAGACTCCGGAAATCAAGTTCGAACAGGAAAAGGTCCTCAAGTGGCTCCAGACCGGTGCACAGCCGTCTGACACCGTTCGCAGCCTCCTCAAGAAGGTCGGCATCATGGACTTGTTCCACGAAATCCGCGCTGGCCGTTCTATCGAAGGCAAGACCGCTACTCCGCGTGCTGAAAAGGCCAAGAAGGCCAAGCTCGGTCCTAAGGCTCTCGCCAAGATCGAAGCTGAAAAGGCTGCCAAGGAAGCCGCTGCTGCTGAAGCTGCTGCCGCTGCCGAAGCACCGGCCGCTGAAGCTCCTGCCGCCGAAGCATAA
- a CDS encoding amidophosphoribosyltransferase yields the protein MGGFCGVVSKEDCVSDLFFGTDYHSHLGTHRGGLAVLKANGHFHRSIHNIQNTPFRSKFEHDLPSFAGNVGIGVISDTDPQPLVMTSKLGTFAIVTVGLITNIEEIKNELFKNNCMQLQYSTTSGMVGPTEVVSALIATQDSIVDGLKYVQEKIKGSCSVLLMDETGKFYASRDKWGRTAIVLGKKEGAMIALQESCALHNLGFEYVRDMGPGEIAELTPDGDKTLVAPGKKMAICSFLWVYYGYPASTYEGRNVEMTRYRCGSALAKRTPTEADAACGIPDSGTSHALGYAHEAGIKFARPFVKYTPTWARSFMPQDQKQRERVASMKLIPIPGLIKDRRLVFCDDSIVRGTQLGKQAQKLYSLGCKETHMRIACPPLVFPCKFINFSRSKNEYDLITRRYIRDQEGENPDLDKYTDPDGEAYKGMVEYIRQKLNLTTLAFQRIDDLIHAIGLPAEQLCTYCWSGKDYAETGDCYHCPCHSEDKDKE from the coding sequence ATGGGCGGCTTTTGCGGAGTTGTTTCTAAAGAAGATTGCGTAAGTGATCTCTTCTTCGGAACCGACTACCATTCACACCTGGGAACCCACCGTGGCGGTTTGGCTGTTCTCAAGGCTAACGGACACTTCCATCGTTCAATCCACAATATCCAGAACACCCCGTTCCGCAGCAAGTTCGAACACGACCTGCCTTCGTTCGCAGGCAATGTCGGTATCGGTGTTATCTCGGATACGGACCCGCAGCCGCTCGTCATGACCTCCAAGCTCGGCACGTTCGCCATCGTAACTGTCGGCTTGATTACGAATATCGAAGAAATCAAGAACGAGCTGTTCAAGAACAACTGCATGCAGCTCCAGTACTCCACGACCAGCGGAATGGTCGGACCGACCGAAGTGGTGTCCGCCCTGATCGCTACACAAGACTCCATCGTCGACGGTCTCAAGTACGTCCAAGAAAAAATCAAGGGTAGCTGTTCCGTTCTTCTGATGGACGAAACCGGCAAGTTCTACGCCAGCCGCGACAAGTGGGGCCGTACGGCAATCGTGCTCGGCAAGAAGGAAGGCGCCATGATCGCCCTGCAAGAAAGCTGCGCTCTCCACAACCTCGGCTTTGAATACGTCCGCGACATGGGTCCGGGCGAAATCGCCGAACTCACACCGGATGGCGACAAGACTCTCGTCGCTCCGGGCAAGAAGATGGCCATCTGCTCCTTCCTCTGGGTTTACTATGGCTACCCGGCATCCACTTACGAAGGTCGCAATGTGGAAATGACCCGCTACCGCTGCGGTTCCGCACTTGCAAAGCGTACTCCTACCGAAGCAGACGCCGCCTGCGGTATTCCTGACTCCGGTACGTCCCACGCCCTCGGTTACGCACACGAAGCCGGCATCAAGTTCGCCCGCCCGTTCGTGAAGTACACGCCGACTTGGGCCCGTTCCTTTATGCCGCAAGACCAGAAGCAGCGCGAACGCGTGGCTTCCATGAAATTGATTCCGATTCCGGGACTCATCAAGGACCGCCGCCTGGTGTTCTGCGACGACTCCATCGTGCGCGGCACGCAGCTCGGTAAGCAGGCTCAGAAGCTCTACTCCCTGGGCTGTAAAGAAACCCACATGCGTATCGCATGCCCGCCGCTGGTTTTCCCCTGTAAGTTCATCAACTTCTCCCGTTCCAAGAACGAATACGACCTGATTACCCGTCGCTACATCCGCGACCAGGAAGGCGAGAATCCCGATTTGGACAAGTACACCGATCCGGATGGCGAAGCCTACAAGGGAATGGTGGAATACATCCGCCAGAAGCTGAACCTGACGACTCTCGCGTTCCAGCGCATCGACGACCTGATTCACGCCATCGGCCTCCCTGCCGAACAGCTCTGCACCTACTGCTGGAGCGGTAAGGACTACGCCGAAACGGGTGACTGCTACCACTGCCCATGCCACAGTGAAGACAAGGATAAAGAGTAG